One Gemmatimonadota bacterium genomic window, CCGGGAGAACGGCCGCGTCAGGAGCCACCAGAGCAGTACCCAGGCAAGGATTGCCGTCTTCCCCACACCGTGACCGGACCGGAGCGCGACCCGCGAGTTTTCCGCGCACGCCTCGAGCATCTCGACTTGGTATGTCTCCGGCGACGCCCCAAGCTGCTCGCGGACGAAGTCGGCCGGCCGGTCCCGGTAGCCGCCGAAACGGTCGCCCAGGTCCTGCGGGACCTCCAGCGCCGCCAGGTCGTCGCGGAGAGCCCGGACGTAGCGGTCGAGAACGCGGAGACTCACTAGACCACACGGACGGAGGGCCTCGCGCCAATCTGATCCTTGAGCCGCTTGACCTCGCGGCGCAGGTCTTCGACGACTTCCGCGGTCATCGCGTCGGCCCAGACCTTGAGCCACGCCTCGATGCTGCGCGTACACGCGTTGGCCTCCGCGGCCGACATCTGCCGCTGAGTCACCGCCCGAGCGACCGTCTCTCCGATCCAGCCTCGTTATGGTGCCCGTGTATCAATAGACCAACTCTACAAGATCGCCGAAGGGGTCGCGATCGAAGGCGAGGACATCCTTTTCCGGACGTCCTGGCGTGTGCGCGCAGCCACCGCCTCGGTCGCCCTGTGGGCGCACTGGGGTCAGATATGGACGGGCACCCCGAACTATGCCCTCCTCGACGGAGGTCTCTGGAACGGGCGGCAGGTCTGCGATTGGTGGTGGCGGGAATCGAAGCCGCAGACCACAGTAGTCGCAGGAGGGAGTTGAGCATGGCCAAGACAGGCACGGGCCGGATCTACCAGCGCGGCGGCGTCTGGTGGATCGATTACGGCCACAACGGAAAGCGCTACCGCGAGTCGTCCGGCTCGACGCGCAAGTCGGACGCGACCGACCTGCTCAAGCGCCGCATGGGCGAAGCCGGCAAGGGCAAGCTGGTCGGCCCGAGCGAGAAGCGGGTTACGTTCGACGACCTGGCCGCCATTGTCGAGACGGACTACAAGGTCCAAGGGAACCGCTCGCTGGACCGGCTGCGGATCGCGCTGGGCCACCTCGGCCGCTTCTTCGGCGAGGACAAGGCGCTGACGATCACGCCGGACCGCGTGAAAGCCTACATCGCGAACCGCCAGGAGGAGGGCGCCTCGGCGTCCTCGATCCAGAAGGAGCTTGCCGCGCTCAAGCGGGCTTTCAAGCTCGCGGTCCTCGAGGGCGTGCTGAGTGCGCGCCCGGAGCTCCCGAGCATCCGGGTGCGGAACACCCGCAAGGGCTTCTTCAACCCGAAGGAGCTGGAGCGCCTGATCGCCGAGTTGCCGGAGCCGCTCAGGGCCCCGGTGCGCTTC contains:
- a CDS encoding site-specific integrase, whose translation is MAKTGTGRIYQRGGVWWIDYGHNGKRYRESSGSTRKSDATDLLKRRMGEAGKGKLVGPSEKRVTFDDLAAIVETDYKVQGNRSLDRLRIALGHLGRFFGEDKALTITPDRVKAYIANRQEEGASASSIQKELAALKRAFKLAVLEGVLSARPELPSIRVRNTRKGFFNPKELERLIAELPEPLRAPVRFAALTGWRKAEVLSLEWSSVDFEAGVVRLAPGTTKNEEGREFPFFCPAPPPGAARGAAGADARPGAGDGRVDPLGVPPGREADQGHVRRLERRVRTGGP